A part of Miscanthus floridulus cultivar M001 chromosome 6, ASM1932011v1, whole genome shotgun sequence genomic DNA contains:
- the LOC136458189 gene encoding uncharacterized protein: protein MDLFPDGTHVRLQSRELGTYLYADEDGVGVSLSQRRASLNAAWQVHRIVHEGVAYVLLHGAAYGRYLAVSPDAAPRRGHRGRRVVQSDRDYFDPRAVMWRVIRAWDGGDPDDVIVRHDLHRNLRANGRYRRWQTGVTVDDTFAAWSTMMRWTVQAIPPREAPPEIRLPVATPNVGTRRGLFRRRTVPASEPQWMIWYELADDDGNVDEHNWDNFMFSGRSVFSLMARVAFREGHRDANHFVLCVKAGHDARRTPLVIDLLPSQVHPMNIVALTKGSPGAAALVYPDVDAEAPAADAEVP, encoded by the exons ATGGACCTCTTCCCCGACGGGACGCACGTGCGGCTGCAGAGCCGCGAGCTCGGCACGTACCTCTACGCCGACGAGGACGGGGTCGGCGTCTCCCTGAGCCAGCGCCGCGCGTCGCTGAACGCGGCGTGGCAGGTGCACCGGATCGTGCACGAGGGTGTCGCCTACGTCCTCCTCCACGGCGCCGCCTACGGCCGGTACCTCGCGGTCTCGCCCGACGCGGCGCCGCGGCGCGGCCACCGCGGACGACGCGTCGTCCAGAGCGACCGCGACTATTTCGACCCGCGCGCCGTCATGTGGAGGGTCATCAGGGCGTGGGACGGCGGAGACCCCGACGACGTCATCGTGCGCCACGATTTGCACCGCAACCTCCGCGCCAACGGCAGGTACCGCCGCTGGCAGACAGGCGTCACCGTCGATGACACCTTCGCCGCGTGGAGCACGATGATGCGTTGGACGGTCCAGGCCATCCCCCCGAGAGAGGCGCCGCCGGAAATTCGACTTCCAGTTGCAACTCCG AATGTAGGAACCCGGCGCGGCCTGTTCCGCCGGCGTACCGTGCCCGCCAGCGAGCCTCAGTGGATGATCTGGTACGAGCTGGCGGACGACGACGGGAACGTCGACGAGCACAACTGGGACAACTTCATGTTCTCCGGCCGGTCGGTGTTCAGCCTGATGGCCCGGGTGGCGTTCCGTGAGGGCCATAGGGATGCCAACCACTTCGTGTTGTGCGTGAAGGCCGGCCACGACGCTCGGCGAACCCCTCTGGTCATCGACCTGCTGCCTTCTCAAGTGCATCCCATGAATATCGTCGCCCTCACCAAAGGCTCACCAG GTGCTGCAGCGCTAGTGTACCCAGATGTTGATGCAGAAGCACCAGCTGCTGATGCAGAAGTACCTTAG
- the LOC136455987 gene encoding uncharacterized protein: MAGEEAPEGSGTRRRMDLNLYLGLPPLPRPPVWLYTTMISPTLMPHSTGAALEAPRTGEPEESLAPAAAAYSPSNALSTPEEHPMLDPIVYSWLDGSTTDGEEDTDAPEPGPVDGANVSRSQLLVAATGLEGDDLPLVRFVRPSRVAAGGMEMMNTSILRRSSQGAAAIEAGTPELRFQRVIQISQQHSIVRPASANRSQGAASTDADRLVWAIQRTHNSLEAARRQKLDGDKVCGNGAAKKDGSCDCNSSFECNICLDPAKEPVVTPCGHLFCWPCLYQWLHAHSPHSECPVCKGEVLEVNVTPIYGRGGEEGDSTNPDLPPRPRANRRESLRQQLQMADTRGIATVVRQLIQNQGIVGGLPSPTGIEMNVVPSGRQRARARRQQRQDSNASPSIHVVAQNMDNVASESGNQIQLPHSNGDNAAQMVLAAPQQSLSVEQLSTSSTTAVIVGEPGSSRRSRPSESPTIRRTRRRPQ, encoded by the coding sequence ATGGCCGGCGAGGAGGCTCCGGAGGGCAGCGGGACCAGGAGGCGCATGGATCTAAACCTGTATCTTGGCCTCCCTCCATTGCCGCGGCCTCCAGTCTGGCTGTACACAACAATGATTTCCCCGACGTTGATGCCCCACTCGACTGGTGCTGCGCTGGAAGCCCCAAGAACGGGCGAGCCTGAGGAATCGCtcgccccggcggcggcggcctatTCGCCATCCAATGCGCTTTCCACCCCGGAGGAGCACCCAATGCTTGATCCTATAGTATATTCCTGGCTCGACGGCAGCACTACCGATGGTGAAGAGGACACTGATGCTCCTGAGCCGGGGCCAGTCGATGGTGCCAATGTCTCTAGGTCGCAGCTTCTGGTAGCTGCCACTGGGTTGGAAGGGGATGATCTTCCTTTAGTAAGGTTTGTGCGCCCTAGTCGGGTAGCTGCTGGTGGAATGGAGATGATGAACACAAGTATACTTCGGCGGTCCAGTCAAGGGGCTGCTGCAATTGAGGCCGGGACTCCTGAGCTTCGCTTTCAGAGGGTGATACAGATTAGCCAGCAGCACAGCATTGTGAGGCCAGCATCAGCGAACCGCAGTCAAGGGGCAGCTAGTACAGATGCGGATAGGCTTGTCTGGGCAATCCAGCGCACTCATAACTCTTTAGAAGCAGCAAGGCGACAAAAGCTAGATGGCGACAAGGTGTGTGGAAACGGTGCTGCTAAGAAGGATGGGTCCTGTGACTGCAACTCCAGCTTTGAGTGTAATATCTGTCTTGACCCAGCTAAAGAGCCCGTGGTTACACCCTGTGGTCACCTCTTCTGTTGGCCATGCTTGTACCAGTGGCTTCATGCACATTCACCCCACTCTGAGTGCCCTGTATGCAAGGGTGAGGTGCTAGAAGTGAATGTCACTCCGATATATGGAAGAGGCGGTGAAGAAGGGGATTCCACCAACCCTGACTTGCCACCCAGGCCACGAGCAAACAGAAGGGAGAGCCTGAGGCAACAGCTGCAAATGGCAGACACAAGAGGAATTGCAACAGTGGTGAGGCAGTTGATACAAAACCAGGGTATAGTTGGAGGCCTCCCAAGCCCAACAGGGATCGAAATGAATGTCGTTCCTTCAGGCCGGCAAAGGGCTAGGGCTCGGAGACAGCAAAGGCAGGATAGTAATGCATCACCTTCCATACATGTTGTAGCGCAGAATATGGACAATGTTGCCTCTGAGAGCGGCAATCAAATTCAGTTGCCACATTCTAATGGCGACAATGCTGCACAGATGGTTCTTGCAGCTCCTCAGCAGTCATTGTCTGTCGAACAGCTGTCAACTTCTAGCACCACAGCTGTTATAGTGGGTGAGCCTGGGTCAAGTAGGCGGTCAAGGCCTTCGGAGTCCCCAACCATAAGAAGAACAAGGAGGAGGCCGCAGTAG